CCCCGGCGGAGTTCTGGAACCTCGTCCGGTCCGGAGCCGACGCGGTCTCCGGCTTCCCCGAGGACCGCGGCTGGGACCTTGGCCGCCTCTACGACGCTGACCCCGACAAGGCGGGCGCCTCGTACGTCCGGGAGGGAGGTTTCCTCTACACGGCGGCCGAGTTCGACGCGGAGCTGTTCGGGAT
This portion of the Streptomyces sp. DH-12 genome encodes:
- a CDS encoding acyl carrier protein; this translates as ATLVFDHPTPEELAQRLVSDLVGEDTTAPTTALAGTAADEPIAIVGMSCRFPGGTDSPAEFWNLVRSGADAVSGFPEDRGWDLGRLYDADPDKAGASYVREGGFLYTAAEFDAELFG